Genomic DNA from Chaetodon auriga isolate fChaAug3 chromosome 13, fChaAug3.hap1, whole genome shotgun sequence:
ACTGCGAAAGCGTGAGCAGAAGTTgcgggagagagaggagaggaggaaccTGAAGAGGGTGAGGcgacagcaggaagaggagcaaaagaagctgcagatgaagatcgccatggaggagaggaggctgctgctggctcAGCGCAACCTGGAATCAATTCGGCTCATTGCTGAGCTGCTGGCCAGAGCCAAGGTAGGACATGTACACCGAGATGCACAGCACACCTCTGAAagggcatacacacacacacacacacacacacacacacacacaccccctctgGTATGTAATAATACACCAATACAGAGGTAAATATCTACAAATTTGAAACTTTGTAATACCCCAAAAAGAGGAGTGTCTCGCCCTTACCGTCTAAACTAAATTTGGCTTTTATTGTTTGTCTTATCTtcacctcctttctctcctcctcctcctctccaggccctgaaacagcagcaggaggagaaggagagggcaGAACGGGAGGAACGGGAAAGGCAGGAGCAGTCTCGACAGAAGGAGGAACTAGCtcgcctgcagcagctggaggcttGCCGACGCaagcaggaagaggagctccggagggtggaggtggagaaggagcgTGCGCTGGAGCTCCAGCGCAGAGAGAAGGAGCTCAGGGAGAAACTGCTTTGCAACCTGttgaagaagagcagcagtaaAACCGCAAGACCTCCGAGCATACAGGATCAGGCTGGACCTGTTACGAGTGAGGAGGCCTCTGATGCTGGTGGCACAGATGTGGTGATGGGAGTCCTGGGCCGGATAAACGGAGTCAAAGcagtggagaggaaagagaagcagGTGTCCAAATCTAATGCGAGCTCCCACGTCTTGGggaaaaacagagcaggagaggaggggaggggaggggaggacaggaagaaagaccgggagggaaggagggaagagggggtGAGGCACAGGCACAGcagggagggagcgaggggCCGCTCCCGCAGAGAGAGGAGCTCCTACAGCcgtgggaggaggaggcgctCCCACAGctacagcaggaggagaaggagctccAGCCACCGTAGGAGGAGCTCCAGTCGtcacaggaggagctgcagtcaCCACGGCAGCAGGAGGCACAGCCACAGCCACTGCAGCAGGAGCACGAGCTCCAGCTGGGACAGGAGCCGGAGCAGCAGCGGGAGGAGTTACAGCCGAGGGAGGAGCCGCAGGAACAGCCACCGCAGATACAGCAGAGGCAGCTCCAGGAGCAGCAATAAaagcagagacaggaggagtCACAGCCATTGCAGTCGAAGATACAGGAGACACAGCGACAGTCGAGACAGGAGCCACTCCAGACGACGCTGATCTCATCAATATGATCAGCTAATCGATTGATTTATCCTCCGGGATTTCACCTAAAGTTCAACGGGCTTCAGAATATAGATAGAAGTTAAAGTCAACTCCACTGAAACAAGCGTAACATCAACATTTGGACTGAAGTGCACCAAAACTCATTTccataataaaaataaacacaataggGTATTAAAATGAGTGATACTGTATTGGAAGTAGAGAACATCCACAGGCTGATAAATCAAAAGCTAATATCGTCGGCCGGCTGTATTTGTA
This window encodes:
- the akap17a gene encoding A-kinase anchor protein 17A, with the protein product MTTIVHDTAEAVCLSSEYNLYLKPIAKMTVSVALPQLKLPGKSISNWEVMERVKAMVAPEQFSALRISKSTMDFIRFEGEVENKTLVKNLLSRLDGKSIKLSGFTDVLKVRAVENKVDFPTRHDWDSFFRDAKDMNETLPGERPDTIHLEGLPCRWFSQKDSQFPDRPSEEALVAVFQTFGKVRNVDIPMLDPYREEMLDKNFNTFSFGGHLNFEAYVQYQEYCGFTKAMDTLRSMKLMLKGDDGKAVACNIKVTFDTSKHLSESALKRRSLERLKLQELERQREEQKRREKEEEERRKEEERKQKEQEEEEKERRKEERLRKREQKLREREERRNLKRVRRQQEEEQKKLQMKIAMEERRLLLAQRNLESIRLIAELLARAKALKQQQEEKERAEREERERQEQSRQKEELARLQQLEACRRKQEEELRRVEVEKERALELQRREKELREKLLCNLLKKSSSKTARPPSIQDQAGPVTSEEASDAGGTDVVMGVLGRINGVKAVERKEKQVSKSNASSHVLGKNRAGEEGRGGEDRKKDREGRREEGVRHRHSREGARGRSRRERSSYSRGRRRRSHSYSRRRRSSSHRRRSSSRHRRSCSHHGSRRHSHSHCSRSTSSSWDRSRSSSGRSYSRGRSRRNSHRRYSRGSSRSSNKSRDRRSHSHCSRRYRRHSDSRDRSHSRRR